From Mycoplasma sp. 2045, a single genomic window includes:
- the rplO gene encoding 50S ribosomal protein L15, producing the protein MAIKLNTLKFTEGSRPEKHRKGRGHAAGKGKQAGKGQSGQNKRKGHRLGFEGGQTPWFRRIGKRGFNNVNHVEYQVINLADLETRFNDGDVITIEALFSVNLIKRNMPVKLLGNGTLTKKLTIDVHKASASAKEAFAKLGGTINEL; encoded by the coding sequence ATGGCAATTAAATTAAATACTTTAAAATTCACAGAAGGTTCAAGACCAGAAAAACACCGTAAAGGTAGAGGACACGCTGCTGGAAAAGGTAAACAAGCTGGTAAAGGACAATCAGGTCAAAACAAACGTAAAGGTCACAGATTAGGATTCGAAGGGGGTCAAACACCATGATTCCGTAGAATCGGAAAACGTGGATTTAACAATGTTAACCACGTTGAATACCAAGTAATCAACCTTGCTGATTTAGAAACAAGATTTAACGACGGTGATGTAATCACAATTGAAGCTTTATTCAGTGTAAACTTAATTAAAAGAAATATGCCTGTTAAATTATTAGGAAATGGTACATTAACAAAGAAATTAACAATCGATGTACACAAAGCATCAGCATCAGCTAAAGAAGCTTTTGCTAAATTAGGTGGAACAATTAACGAATTATAA
- the dcm gene encoding DNA (cytosine-5-)-methyltransferase codes for MEFRILDIFCGAGGLSCGLDSVPNFKTLIGVDFDEKVLLTFKENIKGSETIHGDLTNRDVKDKIIKLAKKKKINMIVGGPPCQGFSLKGKNLGLDDPRNFLFKEYIEIVKELEPEIFIIENVKNLINAANGYFMKQILEEFHQLGYIINYDVLDALNFGIPQHRERAIIIGSKTKSILPPKGNNKIVTVREAISDLAYLNSAEGSFESAYKFSPQSDYQRSMRKNSNTLYNHQATNHSEVALNKLSLIPAEGDKKSLPQELHGKQKFSTTWSRLVWDSYSPTIDTRFDTPSNGRNSHPVLNRAITPREAARLQSFPDTYIFYGNKCNVCKQIGNAVPPLLAKAIAEEIAKVYEEKTVKTEKFECHLANSLTFVKELQANKVKVDAIITDPPYNISKENNFNTLNNPRKGVDFGAWDNNFDVCGWIENYAKLLKPNGSIIIFCSYLFISFLCDALDNNDINVKDILVWKKTNPMPRNVNRRYVQDMEFAIWGVKKHGKWTFNKPEKIPYLRSTFESAVVSGIERTIHPTQKSLKIMNEIIRIHTNPGDLILDPFMGSGTTGVAAIQNHRKFIGIEVNDDYFNLAIDRLLKTKETSSDDYSRNWTSIEKRISNKNTQSRQKVS; via the coding sequence ATGGAATTTAGAATTTTAGACATATTTTGTGGTGCTGGTGGATTAAGTTGTGGTTTGGATTCGGTACCAAATTTTAAAACACTTATAGGTGTTGACTTTGACGAAAAAGTTTTATTAACGTTTAAAGAAAATATTAAGGGTAGCGAGACTATTCACGGTGATTTAACTAATAGAGATGTTAAAGATAAAATTATAAAATTAGCTAAAAAGAAAAAAATTAATATGATCGTTGGTGGTCCACCGTGTCAAGGTTTCTCATTGAAGGGTAAAAACCTAGGATTAGACGATCCTAGAAACTTCCTTTTCAAAGAATATATAGAAATTGTTAAAGAATTGGAACCTGAAATTTTCATAATTGAAAATGTAAAAAATTTAATTAATGCTGCAAATGGATATTTCATGAAACAAATTTTGGAAGAATTTCATCAGTTGGGTTACATTATCAATTATGATGTACTTGATGCTTTAAACTTTGGTATACCACAACACAGAGAAAGAGCTATTATAATTGGTTCTAAAACAAAAAGCATACTTCCACCCAAAGGAAATAATAAGATTGTTACTGTTAGAGAAGCTATTAGTGACTTAGCGTATTTAAATTCTGCTGAAGGTTCTTTTGAGAGTGCTTACAAATTCTCACCACAAAGTGACTATCAGAGATCGATGAGAAAAAACTCCAATACATTGTACAATCATCAAGCAACAAATCATTCTGAAGTAGCATTAAATAAGTTATCTCTAATCCCTGCTGAAGGTGATAAAAAATCATTACCACAAGAACTTCATGGTAAACAAAAATTTTCAACCACATGATCAAGACTAGTATGAGATAGTTATAGTCCTACTATAGACACAAGATTCGACACACCATCTAATGGGAGAAACTCACATCCGGTCTTAAACAGAGCAATAACACCACGTGAAGCGGCAAGATTACAATCATTTCCTGATACATATATTTTTTACGGAAATAAGTGCAATGTTTGCAAACAAATTGGTAATGCTGTGCCACCTTTATTAGCTAAAGCAATTGCCGAAGAGATTGCGAAGGTTTATGAAGAAAAAACTGTTAAAACTGAAAAATTTGAATGCCATTTAGCAAACTCTCTTACATTTGTTAAAGAATTACAAGCTAATAAAGTTAAAGTTGATGCTATAATAACTGATCCACCATACAATATTTCAAAAGAAAATAACTTTAATACACTGAACAATCCTAGAAAAGGAGTCGACTTCGGAGCTTGAGACAATAACTTTGATGTATGTGGATGAATAGAAAATTATGCTAAATTGCTAAAACCAAATGGTTCAATTATAATTTTTTGTTCATATTTATTTATAAGCTTCTTGTGTGACGCCTTGGATAATAATGATATAAATGTTAAAGATATATTAGTTTGAAAAAAGACAAATCCCATGCCTAGAAATGTTAATAGAAGATATGTACAAGATATGGAATTCGCTATTTGAGGTGTGAAAAAACATGGTAAATGAACATTTAATAAGCCAGAAAAGATACCATATCTTAGATCAACATTTGAAAGTGCTGTAGTTTCCGGAATAGAAAGAACTATCCACCCAACTCAAAAAAGTTTAAAAATTATGAATGAAATAATAAGAATACACACCAATCCTGGAGACCTAATTTTAGATCCATTTATGGGTAGTGGAACAACTGGTGTTGCTGCTATTCAAAATCATAGAAAATTTATTGGTATTGAAGTAAATGATGATTATTTTAATTTAGCTATTGATAGACTTTTAAAAACTAAGGAAACGTCAAGTGATGATTACTCGCGAAATTGAACTTCTATTGAAAAGAGAATTTCCAACAAGAACACTCAAAGTAGACAAAAAGTAAGTTAG
- a CDS encoding HNH endonuclease signature motif containing protein: MKFKYIKLSDFIKMESSPFILGAFHSRTLTCEIDGKEYFYTYSNFKSSKFVNSIKFNLLDYLETLIDKLNKHSWYENWINFSSIKSKVDIRFYILNDIGLSYSLFYNMINNKIRSSKWITNFDSDETLLNEDQKDFMRGFVELRGSIDTKLKWLSQDYFYNNRVELKRSHIIVGMLNIPLCYINFNARDLQPQFVNNIQKRNTQFRINSFYYAKEIGFINDYKATIFEVVYDQHSKSIKDDIVYFDVELPKVNADVTFISRLNFFSNYIYKQQLTKELVEKFRKDLNFKTDVNDKKYRNWKIIDIFDDLAEDKCAICGTTSTYLKKNTNRQYFEIHHVISLSNDINNLDEIGNLVKLCPTCHRMLKKNSGKTEEQLKAIIKILHEHPEIYEFTSSYLQISDINELAEKIQSMLA; this comes from the coding sequence ATGAAATTTAAATATATTAAACTTTCAGATTTTATTAAAATGGAAAGTTCGCCATTTATATTAGGTGCTTTCCACAGTAGAACATTAACTTGCGAAATTGATGGGAAAGAATATTTCTATACATATTCGAACTTTAAATCATCGAAATTTGTAAATTCAATCAAATTCAATTTACTTGACTATCTTGAAACTTTGATAGACAAATTGAATAAACATTCTTGATATGAAAATTGAATTAATTTTTCTTCAATAAAAAGTAAAGTGGACATTAGATTTTATATTTTAAATGATATAGGGTTATCTTATAGTCTATTTTACAATATGATAAATAATAAAATTAGGTCATCTAAATGAATTACTAATTTTGATTCAGACGAAACTTTATTAAATGAAGATCAAAAGGATTTCATGCGTGGTTTCGTAGAGTTGCGTGGTAGCATTGATACAAAATTAAAATGACTTTCACAGGATTATTTCTATAACAACAGAGTAGAACTTAAGAGATCACACATAATAGTAGGCATGTTAAATATCCCCTTATGCTACATTAATTTTAATGCTCGAGATCTTCAACCACAGTTTGTTAATAATATTCAAAAAAGAAACACACAATTTAGAATAAATTCTTTCTATTATGCTAAAGAAATAGGGTTCATCAATGATTATAAAGCAACTATTTTCGAAGTTGTATATGATCAACATTCTAAATCTATAAAAGATGATATCGTCTATTTTGATGTTGAGCTACCTAAAGTAAACGCCGATGTTACTTTCATTAGTCGTTTAAACTTTTTTTCTAACTATATTTACAAACAGCAATTAACTAAAGAATTGGTTGAAAAATTCAGAAAGGATTTAAATTTTAAAACCGATGTTAATGATAAAAAATATAGAAATTGAAAAATTATCGACATATTCGATGATTTAGCAGAAGATAAATGCGCTATTTGTGGAACTACAAGTACATATTTAAAGAAAAATACAAATAGGCAATATTTCGAGATCCATCATGTGATATCTCTATCAAATGATATTAATAATTTAGATGAAATAGGTAATTTAGTTAAATTATGTCCAACATGCCATAGAATGTTAAAGAAGAACAGTGGAAAAACAGAAGAGCAGTTAAAAGCGATAATTAAAATTTTACATGAGCATCCTGAGATATATGAATTCACTAGCTCATACTTACAAATTAGTGATATTAATGAATTAGCTGAAAAGATACAATCAATGTTAGCTTAA